A single genomic interval of Brevibacillus brevis harbors:
- a CDS encoding RNA polymerase sigma factor, with the protein MGMAMKQPSGPSSGDYYESRPFTELYDEYFDRVNRYLRCRVQSTWDADDLTTVVFLKALEKFEQYSRTSPFASWIFRIAHNTYVDFMRKNRELPVDQEDFLGAEPDDTWQPERQALTNEEIRQLRDRLDLLSQDQRDVLMLRYFADLKISQVAEVLGKTESSIKMISYRGLQKLQKMYERGDSE; encoded by the coding sequence ATGGGAATGGCTATGAAGCAACCGTCGGGGCCATCATCCGGAGATTATTATGAATCTCGTCCATTTACGGAACTGTATGACGAATATTTTGATCGCGTCAACCGGTATTTACGATGCCGGGTTCAGAGTACGTGGGATGCCGATGATTTGACCACCGTGGTCTTTTTAAAAGCGCTAGAAAAATTCGAGCAATATAGCAGAACGAGTCCTTTCGCATCATGGATTTTTCGTATTGCTCACAATACATATGTGGATTTTATGCGGAAAAACAGGGAGTTACCGGTCGACCAGGAAGATTTTCTAGGAGCAGAACCGGACGACACATGGCAGCCAGAACGGCAGGCGCTGACGAATGAAGAGATTCGTCAGCTTCGTGATCGACTGGACTTGTTATCTCAGGATCAACGAGACGTGTTGATGCTCCGCTATTTTGCTGACCTCAAAATCAGTCAGGTAGCTGAGGTGCTTGGCAAAACAGAATCGAGTATCAAAATGATTTCATATCGCGGATTACAAAAACTTCAGAAGATGTATGAGAGGGGGGACTCCGAATGA
- a CDS encoding TolB family protein has translation MREEEKHPQDHQSDDQTVTQLLAHLKQMRGSVPVNYQLKSDLKKQLLQKMRDLEAKQAKAPSAAPKKWGRLVWSGIAAAALILAIGGFVWWNNTSLAVREHEVLKLPAQATVELVDIDQKATQLAYIHNNAELKTIPIDEELKPITIKLPPTEGKYTGVAWSHSGKQIAVVEQDKKLSRIWIVEMPTTYSMGSSRLLKEEEGVLYSSPSWSEHDDSLAFTRSKNGVEEIWVSSTVSFQEWKLVEGSQPEWSPDGSLLAFNKAGEVQLMEMRTGKVTSLAVGQWASWSSDTRLTYTHPNGTLMEVNVSEEPFVTRELPLRNQSSEELIKGNWANKGKHLLLISRHDQLQQLDISLASRK, from the coding sequence ATGAGAGAAGAGGAGAAGCACCCCCAGGATCATCAATCGGATGATCAGACTGTAACCCAGCTCTTAGCCCATTTGAAGCAGATGCGCGGATCGGTTCCTGTCAACTATCAGTTAAAATCAGACCTCAAAAAACAATTGCTCCAGAAAATGAGAGATCTTGAAGCCAAGCAGGCAAAAGCTCCAAGTGCCGCACCCAAAAAATGGGGGAGGTTGGTATGGAGCGGAATCGCTGCTGCTGCTCTAATCCTTGCCATAGGCGGATTTGTGTGGTGGAACAATACCTCTCTTGCCGTTCGAGAGCATGAAGTACTTAAGCTGCCAGCACAAGCAACCGTGGAGCTTGTTGATATTGACCAGAAAGCCACTCAGCTAGCTTATATCCATAACAATGCAGAGCTGAAAACCATTCCGATCGATGAGGAATTAAAGCCAATCACGATCAAGTTGCCGCCAACCGAAGGAAAATATACGGGGGTAGCATGGTCTCATTCTGGGAAGCAAATCGCTGTCGTCGAGCAGGATAAAAAATTATCGCGGATATGGATTGTGGAGATGCCAACGACTTACAGCATGGGAAGCAGCCGATTGCTGAAGGAAGAAGAAGGGGTATTATACTCTTCACCAAGCTGGTCTGAACATGATGATTCGCTTGCCTTTACCCGCTCTAAAAATGGCGTCGAAGAAATTTGGGTGAGCAGCACAGTATCGTTCCAGGAATGGAAGCTTGTAGAAGGCTCCCAGCCTGAATGGTCACCAGATGGAAGCTTGCTTGCCTTCAATAAAGCCGGTGAAGTACAGCTGATGGAAATGCGGACGGGGAAAGTTACCTCACTTGCAGTGGGACAGTGGGCATCGTGGAGCTCCGATACGCGATTGACCTATACACACCCAAATGGAACGCTGATGGAAGTAAACGTGAGTGAAGAGCCTTTTGTGACACGCGAGCTACCATTGCGAAACCAGTCATCTGAAGAGCTGATCAAAGGCAACTGGGCAAACAAAGGTAAGCACTTATTGCTTATCTCACGTCATGATCAGTTGCAACAACTGGATATCTCTTTGGCGTCACGAAAATGA